Proteins from a genomic interval of Verrucomicrobiota bacterium:
- a CDS encoding MFS transporter, which yields MKKIKGFRWWIVGLICLGTIINYLARNSLAVLAPVLQKSLSFSTQEYSYIVAAFQVGYTVMQAVCGYVLDFLGLKLGFALFAVAWSGANLLHALANSWGSLAFFRGLLGLSEAAAIPAGIKAISEWFPAKERSVAVGYFNAGTSLGALLAPPLVIGVMMQSSWQMAFVVTGGLGFIFALLWWLFYRPPAQHWLVSDREREYILAGQERKATSEEVRKPPPVREIISSARFWGIAIPRCLAEPAWQTFNFWIPLYLANERHMNLKQIAVFGWLPFLAADLGGIFGGYLSPLVMKYFKLKLIPSRIAGIVLGAILMIGPGCIGLAASPYVAIALFCIGGFAHQMISALLNTLSADVFDPHEVATANGLTGTASWTGGLSFSLVVGALATTIGYGPLFACLTLFDMIGATIVIVLLRDAGRRSTI from the coding sequence ATGAAAAAGATCAAAGGATTCCGCTGGTGGATTGTCGGGCTGATCTGTCTCGGGACCATCATCAACTACCTGGCACGCAACTCCCTTGCGGTCCTTGCCCCGGTGCTGCAAAAAAGCCTGAGTTTCTCGACCCAGGAATATTCCTACATCGTGGCGGCCTTCCAGGTTGGCTATACCGTCATGCAAGCGGTGTGCGGCTATGTGCTCGACTTTTTGGGGCTCAAACTCGGGTTCGCCTTATTCGCGGTTGCTTGGTCCGGAGCAAACTTGCTCCATGCGCTCGCCAACAGCTGGGGTTCGCTGGCCTTCTTCCGCGGATTGCTTGGACTCAGCGAAGCCGCAGCCATTCCGGCCGGCATCAAGGCGATCTCGGAATGGTTCCCGGCTAAAGAACGGTCGGTCGCAGTCGGGTATTTCAACGCGGGCACCTCACTCGGGGCCCTGCTGGCACCGCCGCTGGTGATCGGGGTCATGATGCAATCGAGCTGGCAGATGGCCTTCGTCGTGACCGGCGGCCTGGGGTTCATTTTTGCCCTGCTCTGGTGGCTGTTCTACCGTCCGCCGGCGCAACACTGGTTAGTAAGTGATCGGGAGCGTGAGTACATTCTCGCGGGTCAGGAAAGGAAAGCGACCTCCGAGGAAGTACGGAAACCGCCCCCGGTCCGGGAGATTATCTCGTCGGCCCGGTTTTGGGGAATTGCCATCCCTCGCTGTCTGGCCGAGCCGGCCTGGCAAACCTTTAATTTCTGGATCCCGCTTTACCTGGCGAACGAACGCCACATGAACCTGAAGCAAATCGCGGTCTTCGGGTGGTTGCCCTTTCTCGCGGCGGATCTGGGCGGAATCTTTGGCGGTTATCTGTCACCGCTTGTGATGAAGTATTTCAAGCTGAAACTCATTCCTTCCCGAATTGCGGGGATTGTTTTGGGCGCGATCCTTATGATCGGGCCGGGCTGCATCGGGTTGGCGGCCAGCCCTTACGTCGCGATTGCGTTGTTCTGCATCGGGGGCTTCGCGCACCAGATGATTTCCGCGTTGCTCAACACGCTGAGCGCTGACGTGTTCGATCCGCACGAAGTGGCGACTGCCAACGGGCTTACGGGCACCGCTTCCTGGACGGGGGGTTTGAGCTTTTCGCTGGTGGTCGGCGCCCTGGCGACAACGATCGGGTATGGTCCCTTGTTTGCCTGTCTGACGTTGTTCGACATGATCGGCGCGACGATTGTTATCGTGCTGCTTCGCGACGCCGGCAGGCGCAGCACCATCTAG
- a CDS encoding FAD-binding oxidoreductase yields MRVVVVGAGIVGASAAFHLARRGVEVDLIDGDIPGRATLAGAGIICPWLSQSRDPRYEALAFAAVRDYPGLVASLVAFGETGVDYAPVGGLVVAPARDQLEPVARRLQSYLDRGVTEVGEVRLLDAGGPKALFPHLDPALAGLYLSGAIRVSGESVRAALHRAAVEAGARPWSGTATLERTGRTRVGAWVQGKLLQADVVVVAAGAWSAALCRPLAVHLEVEPQRGQILHLKVEDASTATWPLIVPVLSEYYLLGFGEGRVVMGATRESGSGFDFRVTAGGVAEVLEEGLRIAPGLKTAALEEIRVGFRPMTRDGLPLLGRPRLSPGLVIATGLGRYGLTVGPYAGRLAAQLALEETPDLDVACFEPERRTAIR; encoded by the coding sequence ATGAGAGTGGTCGTGGTGGGCGCGGGCATCGTGGGCGCAAGTGCCGCCTTTCATCTGGCCCGGCGCGGCGTAGAGGTCGATTTGATCGACGGCGATATCCCGGGACGAGCCACGTTGGCCGGTGCCGGTATCATTTGTCCCTGGCTTTCGCAAAGCCGCGATCCGCGTTACGAAGCGCTCGCGTTCGCTGCCGTCCGCGATTATCCCGGGCTCGTCGCCAGCCTCGTTGCCTTCGGCGAAACCGGAGTTGACTACGCCCCGGTCGGGGGCTTGGTCGTCGCACCTGCCCGCGACCAATTGGAGCCGGTGGCCCGCCGATTGCAAAGCTACCTCGATCGCGGGGTGACCGAGGTCGGCGAGGTCCGCTTGCTCGATGCCGGTGGCCCGAAAGCGCTGTTTCCCCACCTGGATCCGGCGCTGGCGGGTCTCTACCTGAGCGGGGCCATCCGCGTCTCCGGAGAAAGCGTCCGAGCGGCGCTGCACAGGGCGGCCGTTGAAGCCGGTGCGCGGCCATGGTCCGGAACGGCCACGTTGGAGCGCACCGGCCGTACGAGAGTCGGCGCCTGGGTGCAGGGCAAACTTCTCCAGGCGGACGTCGTCGTCGTGGCCGCGGGGGCATGGTCAGCCGCTCTCTGCCGGCCGCTCGCGGTTCACCTCGAGGTTGAACCGCAACGGGGTCAGATCCTGCATCTCAAGGTAGAAGACGCTTCAACGGCGACCTGGCCTCTCATCGTGCCCGTGCTGAGCGAATACTACCTGCTCGGCTTCGGCGAAGGCCGGGTCGTGATGGGTGCAACGCGGGAGAGCGGTTCGGGATTCGATTTTCGTGTCACCGCCGGTGGTGTCGCCGAGGTGCTCGAAGAAGGTTTGCGCATCGCCCCTGGCCTGAAAACGGCCGCGTTGGAGGAAATTCGGGTTGGCTTCCGTCCGATGACCCGCGACGGCCTGCCGTTGCTCGGACGGCCGCGGTTAAGTCCTGGTCTGGTCATTGCCACAGGCCTGGGCCGCTATGGGTTAACGGTGGGTCCCTATGCGGGACGGCTCGCCGCCCAGTTGGCCCTCGAAGAAACCCCTGACCTCGACGTTGCCTGTTTCGAACCCGAGCGGCGCACAGCCATCCGTTAG
- a CDS encoding HAMP domain-containing protein, with the protein MKFRSLRSRFALLCAVLVALTLVLFAALSAGLYYHEQLEAFSQDHTRVPSKAERREAFEGLMTLLSCDAVLLPAAAAVAAAIAWASGRRLLAGLSGLADAADGITIGNLDRRIPEAGTADEVARLTQAFNALLERLERSVLNIKRFTADASHEFRMPLTLMKCEVESLLRHAEKGVALEESFERLLLEIHHLDRLCDSLLFLTRADAGAVRITPEPVDLAALCHELLEDVEALAEPAGIRVENGVPSGIHVRGDPLLTRRLLLNLLDNALKYNYPGGWIRASASNRRTGVTLRIENSAPQIPAPERGRLFQRFHRTDAARHRETGGVGLGLSICREIVHLHGGRIRLAQSTAEGTCFEVTLPAAPDTNVGGQPPVANPF; encoded by the coding sequence ATGAAATTTCGCTCGCTGCGCTCCCGCTTTGCCCTGCTGTGCGCCGTTTTGGTAGCCCTGACCCTGGTGCTGTTTGCGGCCTTGTCCGCCGGGCTCTATTACCATGAACAGCTCGAGGCCTTTTCGCAAGACCACACCCGGGTGCCGTCCAAGGCCGAACGGCGCGAAGCGTTTGAAGGGCTCATGACCCTGCTGTCCTGCGACGCCGTGCTCTTGCCGGCCGCTGCAGCCGTCGCGGCCGCCATCGCCTGGGCGTCCGGCCGCAGGCTCCTTGCAGGGCTCAGCGGCTTGGCCGACGCGGCCGACGGCATCACCATCGGTAACCTGGACCGGCGTATCCCCGAAGCGGGCACGGCGGACGAGGTCGCCCGCCTTACCCAGGCGTTCAACGCCCTGCTGGAACGACTCGAACGCAGCGTCCTCAACATTAAACGGTTCACCGCCGACGCCTCCCACGAGTTCCGCATGCCGCTCACCCTCATGAAATGCGAGGTCGAATCGTTGCTTCGGCACGCCGAGAAGGGGGTCGCCCTGGAAGAATCCTTTGAACGCCTGCTCTTGGAAATTCACCACCTGGACCGCCTCTGCGATTCACTGCTTTTCCTCACTCGGGCGGACGCCGGCGCAGTCCGAATCACGCCCGAACCGGTGGACCTCGCCGCGCTCTGCCATGAACTGCTCGAAGACGTTGAGGCGCTCGCCGAGCCGGCCGGCATCCGCGTCGAAAATGGCGTCCCGTCCGGCATCCACGTCCGGGGCGACCCTCTGTTAACCCGCCGGCTGCTGCTCAACCTGCTGGATAATGCCCTTAAGTACAATTACCCCGGCGGTTGGATTCGCGCGTCGGCCAGTAACCGGCGGACCGGCGTGACGTTACGCATCGAGAATTCGGCGCCCCAGATCCCAGCCCCTGAGCGCGGCCGGCTCTTCCAGCGATTCCACCGCACCGATGCCGCGCGTCACCGGGAGACCGGCGGCGTCGGGCTCGGCTTGAGCATCTGCCGGGAGATCGTCCATTTGCATGGGGGCAGAATCCGATTGGCGCAATCAACGGCGGAGGGCACCTGCTTTGAAGTGACGCTCCCGGCCGCTCCCGATACCAACGTTGGGGGGCAGCCTCCCGTTGCGAACCCTTTCTGA
- a CDS encoding response regulator transcription factor, whose protein sequence is MRVLVVEDEKRVAGFIRKALTDEGLGVSLCGDGHEALERMRVESFEAVVLDVMLPGRDGLSVLRVLRERLDATPVLILTARGSVTERVEGLNAGADDYLPKPFSMDELVARLRALIRRSGGETFSFFRVGNLIVRPAERVVERGGRAIALTAREFALLELLVRHPGRVFTRTQICERVWDYHFDPGTNVVDVYVQRLRRKVDDPFSAKLIHTVRGIGYKVAQDP, encoded by the coding sequence GTGCGCGTGCTGGTGGTCGAGGACGAGAAACGCGTGGCCGGCTTCATCCGGAAGGCCCTCACCGACGAGGGTCTCGGGGTGAGCCTCTGCGGCGACGGGCACGAGGCGCTCGAGCGGATGCGGGTTGAATCCTTCGAGGCCGTCGTCCTGGACGTAATGCTACCCGGCCGGGACGGCCTGAGCGTGCTGCGCGTTCTGAGGGAACGCCTGGATGCCACGCCGGTTTTGATCCTGACCGCCCGCGGGTCGGTCACCGAGCGCGTCGAAGGCCTGAACGCCGGGGCGGACGATTACCTGCCCAAGCCGTTCTCGATGGATGAGTTGGTCGCACGCCTTCGCGCCCTCATCCGGAGGTCGGGCGGAGAGACGTTCAGTTTTTTCCGCGTGGGCAACCTCATCGTCCGGCCCGCGGAACGCGTCGTGGAGCGCGGCGGCCGAGCGATCGCCCTCACCGCACGCGAATTTGCCTTGCTTGAGCTGCTGGTGCGGCACCCCGGCCGGGTGTTCACGCGCACCCAGATTTGCGAACGCGTGTGGGACTACCACTTCGACCCCGGCACCAACGTGGTGGACGTCTACGTCCAACGGTTGCGCCGCAAGGTGGACGACCCCTTTTCGGCCAAGCTCATCCACACGGTCCGGGGCATCGGTTACAAAGTGGCCCAAGACCCATGA
- a CDS encoding PAS domain S-box protein — protein MSNPSGPEDASPLPPAAEEHFGEIVAGIEDYAIFLLDARGYVASWNAGAERLKGYKAEDILGKHFSLFYPPEPLERGWPEYELKTAAQTGHFNDEGWRLRKDGSRFWANVTITALKSPTGALRGFLKITRDLTERKQAEEALRQSEERFRMLVEGVQDYAIFMLDPEGYVISWNRGAERLKGYQRHEILGKHFSIFYPPETLEAGKPAWELRQALEHGCVEDEGWRVRKDGGRFWANVVITAIHDKEHVLQGFTKVTRDLTERRKIEMLEEMDRQKNEFLAVLAHELRNPLAPIRNAMHILEAPGADAATLGRARVMTRRQIEHMARLLDDLVDLARLNRGRFGLRKEQLDLETVVDHAVEAARLDCEERQQQLSVSLPAQPVRVFGDRTRLEQALGNLLNNAAKYTNPGGRIWVRLTSTEAEATVRVQDSGIGIEPMMLPRIFNLFVQADRRLDRSVGGLGIGLSLVKQLIELHGGKVDAFSPGRGKGSEFVVRLPVAPNPQTPQTPEAPDAAAEQTARASGPAQLRVLVVDDNVDAADALAAVVHLAGHAAQVAYEGSTALALAPQFKPHLVLLDIGLPGMDGHAVGRALRQRPETKDTVLVAVTGWGQAEDRRKSQEAGFARHLVKPVDPAVLKTVLAELTPSAAGEG, from the coding sequence ATGTCGAACCCGTCCGGACCTGAAGACGCCTCGCCTTTACCGCCAGCCGCCGAGGAGCATTTCGGCGAGATCGTGGCCGGCATCGAGGATTATGCCATCTTTCTGCTCGATGCGCGGGGCTACGTGGCCAGTTGGAATGCAGGCGCCGAACGGCTTAAGGGCTATAAGGCCGAGGATATCCTCGGCAAACACTTTTCCCTTTTTTATCCGCCGGAGCCCCTCGAACGCGGCTGGCCGGAATACGAGCTCAAGACGGCGGCCCAAACCGGCCACTTCAACGACGAAGGCTGGCGGTTGCGCAAAGACGGCTCGCGCTTCTGGGCGAACGTGACCATCACAGCCCTGAAATCACCCACCGGCGCCCTGCGCGGCTTTCTAAAAATTACCCGGGATCTGACCGAGCGCAAACAAGCCGAAGAGGCGTTGCGCCAAAGCGAGGAGCGCTTTCGGATGTTGGTCGAGGGTGTCCAAGACTACGCGATCTTCATGCTCGACCCGGAGGGTTACGTCATCAGTTGGAACCGCGGTGCCGAACGGCTCAAAGGTTACCAGCGGCACGAAATCCTTGGAAAGCATTTCTCCATTTTCTACCCGCCGGAAACCCTGGAGGCCGGTAAGCCGGCCTGGGAACTGCGCCAGGCACTGGAACATGGCTGCGTGGAGGACGAAGGCTGGCGCGTTCGCAAGGACGGCGGCCGATTTTGGGCCAACGTGGTCATCACGGCCATCCACGATAAGGAGCACGTCCTGCAAGGCTTCACCAAAGTCACCCGGGACCTGACCGAACGGCGCAAAATCGAAATGCTCGAGGAAATGGACCGCCAGAAAAACGAGTTCCTGGCAGTGCTGGCCCATGAGCTGCGCAATCCGCTGGCCCCGATTCGCAACGCCATGCACATCCTGGAGGCGCCCGGCGCCGACGCCGCCACGCTGGGGCGGGCGCGGGTGATGACCCGGCGGCAGATCGAACACATGGCCCGGCTCTTGGATGACCTGGTCGACTTGGCGCGCCTCAACCGCGGCCGGTTCGGGCTGCGCAAAGAACAGCTCGACCTGGAGACCGTGGTGGACCACGCCGTGGAAGCTGCCCGGCTGGACTGCGAGGAACGCCAGCAGCAGCTCAGCGTGAGCCTCCCGGCCCAGCCTGTCCGGGTCTTTGGGGATCGCACGCGGCTGGAGCAGGCCTTGGGCAACCTGCTGAACAACGCCGCCAAGTACACCAACCCGGGGGGCCGGATCTGGGTGAGGCTCACGTCGACGGAGGCCGAAGCCACCGTGCGGGTGCAGGATTCGGGCATCGGCATCGAGCCCATGATGCTGCCGCGGATCTTTAACCTGTTTGTGCAGGCGGACCGGCGCCTGGACCGCTCCGTCGGGGGCTTAGGGATCGGCTTAAGCTTGGTGAAGCAATTGATCGAACTGCATGGCGGCAAGGTGGATGCCTTCAGCCCCGGGCGAGGCAAAGGCAGCGAGTTTGTGGTGCGGCTGCCGGTGGCCCCAAACCCCCAGACGCCCCAGACGCCCGAGGCGCCCGACGCCGCTGCGGAGCAAACGGCCCGTGCGAGCGGTCCGGCCCAGCTTCGCGTGTTGGTCGTGGACGACAACGTGGACGCGGCCGACGCCCTCGCCGCGGTGGTGCACCTGGCTGGCCATGCCGCCCAGGTGGCCTATGAGGGGTCCACCGCCCTGGCGCTGGCCCCGCAGTTTAAACCGCACCTGGTGCTCCTCGACATCGGGCTGCCCGGTATGGACGGCCACGCAGTGGGCCGCGCCCTGCGACAACGGCCGGAAACGAAGGACACGGTCCTGGTTGCGGTGACCGGCTGGGGCCAGGCGGAAGACCGGCGCAAATCCCAGGAGGCGGGGTTCGCTCGGCACCTGGTCAAGCCCGTGGATCCGGCCGTCTTGAAAACGGTCTTGGCGGAACTCACGCCGAGCGCAGCGGGGGAAGGTTAG
- the nikR gene encoding nickel-responsive transcriptional regulator NikR, with translation MARFGVSLSRALLSRFDRMVRQKGYRNRSLAISDMIRDQLVSHQQEMGEGEAVGTITLVYDHHRSQVQQKLTDLQHEHLETIVSTLHVHLDHHDCLEVLVVRGSVPALRRVADHLIAARGVKHGKLTLTSSGRNLPG, from the coding sequence ATCGCGCGTTTTGGCGTTTCTTTAAGCAGGGCGCTGCTCAGCCGGTTTGACCGGATGGTGCGCCAAAAAGGGTATCGCAACCGCTCGCTGGCCATCAGCGACATGATCCGCGATCAACTGGTGAGCCATCAGCAGGAGATGGGGGAAGGCGAAGCGGTCGGAACGATCACGCTGGTTTACGATCACCACCGGTCGCAGGTTCAACAAAAGTTGACTGACCTGCAGCACGAGCACTTGGAAACGATCGTCTCAACGCTCCACGTCCACCTTGATCACCACGACTGCCTGGAGGTGCTTGTGGTTCGTGGAAGCGTGCCGGCCTTAAGGAGGGTCGCGGACCATCTGATTGCGGCCCGAGGCGTCAAACACGGCAAACTGACGCTGACTTCCAGCGGCAGGAACCTGCCGGGATAG
- the cbiM gene encoding cobalt transporter CbiM, producing MHIPDGYLSPSTCAVLYAGATPFWVIALKRVRRALSARLVPLLSLVAAFSFVVMMFNLPLPGGTTGHAVGMGIAAIVLGPWASIIAISVALLIQAIFFGDGGITAYGANCLNMAIIGSLVAHLLYRLISGRTPVDSPRRVFAAGVAGYLAINVAALCAAVEFGIQPALFHDASGAPLYAPYPLSIAVPAMLIGHLTFAGLAECVISAGVVAYLQRANPSLLQATAGSSETATGWRMTRPLWLGLAALMILTPLGLLAAGTAWGEWGVEDFKDPKAREQMAVASHNLAPPAEAPKGLERLSSIWTAPMPDYAPPFLKSKGLGYVLSAMAGTGLIILACLLIDALLRPGSRRSQGSLAL from the coding sequence ATGCATATTCCTGACGGTTACCTGAGTCCCTCTACCTGCGCCGTGCTCTACGCCGGGGCAACGCCGTTCTGGGTGATCGCGCTTAAGCGGGTCCGGCGCGCCCTCAGTGCGCGACTCGTGCCGCTGCTCTCGCTCGTGGCAGCATTTTCATTCGTGGTTATGATGTTCAATCTTCCGTTGCCCGGCGGCACCACCGGACACGCCGTGGGCATGGGCATCGCCGCGATCGTGCTCGGTCCATGGGCGTCGATCATTGCGATTTCGGTGGCGCTGCTCATCCAGGCCATCTTCTTCGGCGACGGCGGGATCACCGCTTACGGGGCCAACTGCTTGAACATGGCCATCATCGGGTCGCTGGTGGCGCACCTGCTCTACCGCCTGATCTCCGGAAGGACCCCGGTTGATTCGCCGCGCAGAGTCTTTGCGGCGGGAGTCGCCGGCTATCTGGCGATCAATGTCGCGGCGCTCTGCGCGGCGGTTGAATTCGGGATCCAGCCCGCGCTGTTTCATGACGCTTCCGGCGCCCCGCTCTATGCGCCTTACCCCTTGAGCATTGCCGTCCCGGCGATGCTCATCGGGCACCTCACCTTTGCCGGCCTGGCCGAGTGCGTCATCTCGGCCGGCGTCGTGGCCTATTTGCAACGGGCCAATCCGTCGCTGCTCCAAGCCACTGCGGGCTCCAGCGAAACTGCGACCGGCTGGCGTATGACCCGGCCTTTATGGCTCGGGCTTGCGGCGCTGATGATCCTCACCCCCCTGGGCCTGCTGGCCGCGGGCACCGCCTGGGGTGAATGGGGCGTCGAAGACTTCAAAGACCCGAAGGCGCGCGAGCAAATGGCCGTCGCCTCCCACAACCTCGCGCCCCCGGCAGAAGCCCCGAAAGGCCTGGAGCGGCTTTCGTCGATTTGGACCGCGCCGATGCCGGATTATGCGCCGCCCTTTTTAAAGAGCAAAGGGCTTGGCTACGTCCTCTCGGCGATGGCGGGCACCGGATTGATCATCCTGGCGTGCTTACTGATTGACGCACTGCTACGGCCCGGAAGCCGCCGCTCGCAAGGTTCATTGGCGTTATGA
- the cbiQ gene encoding cobalt ECF transporter T component CbiQ, with translation MKKSAAHPFIERTLAGLAAVDAHAGEAARLAGQRGLLQSLDPRVKLTGALLLILAALSSRALGVTLAVFVVALAFARLSQIPLRLLATRVWLGVFLFTGAIALPAVFTTPGLSLWRLPFAGWPVTAQGLRGATQLLLRAETSATWVLLVVLSTSWTHLLKALRALRVPVTAVVILGMTHRYLFLLLQLAHEHFEARRSRSVGALSARQRRQVAASSAGVLLDKSVQLSGEVFSAMQARGFRGEVYTLDDFQMHPRDWGALMAFAALAALAFWLGTRP, from the coding sequence ATGAAAAAATCCGCCGCGCACCCATTTATTGAGCGGACCCTCGCAGGCTTGGCCGCCGTTGATGCGCACGCCGGGGAGGCGGCGCGACTGGCCGGCCAGCGCGGCCTTTTGCAAAGCCTCGATCCGCGCGTCAAACTCACCGGCGCGCTCCTGCTCATTCTGGCCGCCCTGAGCTCGCGAGCGCTTGGGGTGACGCTGGCCGTTTTCGTCGTTGCGCTGGCGTTCGCACGCCTCTCGCAAATCCCCCTCCGCCTGCTGGCGACTCGCGTTTGGCTCGGGGTGTTCCTTTTCACAGGCGCCATCGCGTTGCCGGCAGTTTTCACCACCCCGGGCCTGAGCTTGTGGCGTCTGCCCTTTGCGGGGTGGCCCGTTACCGCGCAGGGGCTGCGTGGCGCGACGCAGTTGCTTCTGCGCGCGGAAACCAGCGCCACTTGGGTGCTGTTGGTCGTGCTGAGCACCTCGTGGACCCACCTGCTGAAAGCGTTGCGTGCCTTGCGGGTCCCCGTTACGGCGGTGGTCATTCTGGGCATGACGCACCGCTACCTTTTTCTGCTCCTGCAGCTTGCGCACGAGCACTTCGAAGCGCGCCGCAGCCGGTCGGTCGGCGCGCTCAGCGCCCGGCAGCGCCGTCAAGTGGCCGCCTCGAGCGCCGGCGTGCTCCTGGATAAGAGCGTACAACTGAGCGGTGAGGTGTTCTCCGCGATGCAGGCGCGCGGTTTTCGCGGCGAAGTCTACACGCTCGATGATTTCCAAATGCACCCGCGAGACTGGGGTGCGCTGATGGCCTTCGCGGCGCTGGCCGCGCTTGCGTTTTGGCTGGGTACAAGGCCGTAA
- a CDS encoding energy-coupling factor ABC transporter ATP-binding protein: MSTTVFDLRAVSYRYPEVTALENVTLAIEKGERIAVLGANGSGKSTLLRLLAALAFPSCGTLSFYGKPLTEGTFNDEAFTFEFRRRVALIFQNPDAQLFSPSVFDEVAFGPLQLRWPKAQILERVDAALASLQIEHLKHRAPHRLSGGEKKRVALASVLILDPEVLLLDEPTAGLDPQSQSRMIDFLIGCGGVKTAITCTHELHIIEDVADRCLVLKEGRIVADGTPARILADENLLQETHLLHSHRHRHSPGIIHSHPHSHRGHDHTHPS; the protein is encoded by the coding sequence ATGAGCACGACGGTCTTCGATCTGCGTGCCGTGAGTTATCGTTACCCCGAGGTCACGGCCTTGGAAAACGTGACGCTCGCGATCGAAAAGGGCGAGCGCATCGCCGTGCTGGGGGCCAATGGCTCGGGCAAATCCACGCTGCTGCGCTTGCTGGCCGCCCTGGCCTTTCCGTCCTGCGGCACCCTCTCCTTCTACGGGAAGCCCTTGACGGAAGGGACCTTCAACGACGAGGCTTTTACGTTCGAGTTCCGCCGTCGCGTCGCCCTGATCTTTCAAAACCCCGACGCGCAGCTTTTCAGCCCCAGCGTTTTCGATGAAGTGGCCTTCGGCCCGCTGCAACTGCGCTGGCCGAAGGCGCAAATCCTCGAGCGCGTCGACGCGGCGCTCGCGTCGCTGCAGATCGAGCATTTGAAACACCGCGCGCCGCACCGGCTCTCCGGCGGCGAAAAGAAACGGGTGGCGCTGGCTTCTGTCCTCATCCTCGATCCCGAAGTGCTGCTGCTGGACGAGCCCACCGCGGGGCTCGATCCGCAGAGCCAAAGCCGGATGATCGATTTCCTGATCGGCTGCGGCGGCGTCAAAACCGCGATTACCTGCACCCACGAACTGCACATCATTGAAGACGTCGCGGACCGCTGCCTCGTACTTAAAGAGGGCCGCATCGTCGCCGACGGGACGCCCGCGCGCATTCTGGCAGACGAAAATTTGCTGCAGGAGACCCATTTGCTCCACTCTCACCGCCATCGTCATTCTCCCGGGATCATCCACTCCCATCCTCATTCACACCGCGGGCACGATCACACGCACCCGAGTTAA
- a CDS encoding cupin domain-containing protein has translation MFYQLETIPTREVITSFRAKILHSANMTFTFWEVAAGGVFPEHHHPHEQVAILLEGRFELTIAGETSVLTPGTVAIIPSHALHSGRALSDCRICDVFYPVREDYATRVT, from the coding sequence ATGTTTTACCAACTCGAAACCATCCCCACGCGGGAGGTCATCACGTCCTTCAGGGCCAAGATACTTCATTCCGCCAATATGACCTTCACGTTTTGGGAGGTTGCAGCGGGCGGCGTTTTTCCAGAACACCATCACCCCCATGAGCAAGTGGCCATACTCCTGGAGGGGCGCTTTGAGCTGACCATCGCCGGTGAAACTTCCGTATTAACGCCCGGTACCGTGGCCATCATCCCCTCCCATGCGCTGCACTCCGGGCGAGCCCTTTCGGACTGCCGAATCTGTGATGTCTTCTACCCAGTCCGGGAAGACTACGCGACCCGAGTAACCTGA
- a CDS encoding type II toxin-antitoxin system death-on-curing family toxin: protein MTDYLTLAEALAIHDDQIERYGGAPGVRDLGLLEAALFRPQTGYYADLIEEAAALWESLAQNHPFIDGNKRVAFACAYTFLAINGARIAADPLAAYDFINGLFQAHDFTFNNLVAWLRRNVAFNP, encoded by the coding sequence ATGACCGATTACCTGACGCTTGCCGAAGCGCTCGCCATCCATGACGACCAGATCGAGCGCTATGGCGGCGCACCCGGCGTCCGGGATTTAGGCCTTCTCGAGGCCGCTCTCTTCCGGCCGCAGACCGGCTACTACGCCGACTTGATTGAGGAAGCGGCCGCGCTCTGGGAAAGCCTCGCCCAAAACCATCCGTTCATCGACGGCAACAAGAGAGTCGCCTTTGCCTGCGCGTATACCTTTCTCGCCATCAACGGCGCGCGCATTGCCGCTGATCCGCTTGCGGCGTACGATTTCATCAACGGCCTGTTCCAGGCCCACGATTTCACCTTCAATAACCTGGTCGCCTGGCTGCGCCGGAACGTCGCCTTCAACCCTTAG
- a CDS encoding GNAT family N-acetyltransferase: MANLTVTFEPYAAADLRNVVQRMVDLHNVASTGQAEWYPVAFFLRDENGEVLGGLLGDIWAGWLHISTLAVAAPARRQGFGRELMKHAERYAFWRGCADAFLDTFSFEARSFYEKLGYHVFGVLENRPAGYRHYFMTKRF; encoded by the coding sequence ATGGCAAATCTCACCGTCACCTTCGAGCCTTACGCGGCCGCCGACCTGCGCAATGTCGTGCAGCGGATGGTCGACCTTCATAACGTAGCGAGCACCGGACAGGCCGAATGGTACCCCGTCGCTTTCTTTCTCCGGGACGAAAATGGGGAGGTCTTGGGCGGTCTGCTCGGGGACATCTGGGCGGGGTGGCTACACATCAGCACGCTTGCGGTGGCCGCACCGGCGCGCCGGCAGGGCTTTGGCCGGGAACTGATGAAGCACGCAGAGCGTTACGCGTTCTGGCGTGGCTGCGCCGATGCCTTCCTGGATACGTTCAGTTTTGAAGCGCGGTCGTTCTACGAGAAACTTGGGTACCACGTCTTTGGGGTGCTGGAGAATCGTCCGGCCGGCTACCGGCATTACTTCATGACGAAACGATTTTGA